tttatttattatgtaatttattatcttatccaatataataatataatttttttaaaataaacagaaGCCTCGAGCTACCCGAGGGAAACGGGTCAAACAGTCCGTTAGTGGATCTGACGACGATGAGTTCAAACGACCTTCAAAACTCActaaaattgataagaagAGTTCTAAGCTGTTGGATAAAGTAGAAGTCAAAATAGAGCGAATCTCATCAACTACCGTTGATCTGAATGAAGATAACGAAGTTGATGCTCAGACTCCACCTCACGAAACAAGACAGACACGCAGTAGGTCATCAGCTAAAAAACAACCTGTAGCACCCATACCAGAGCCAGCTGCTGATAACAGTATCGATGATCAAGACGATACTCTTAAAACTGAAGCATCGTTATACGAAGATGCTATCGGTAGTAAAATACTTCCTATGAATTCGACAATGAATCCAAATACCACAATAACCATTGATAGAAAAATGATGAATGTCACGGTGgtcattgataaaataatgaatgaaacCGTGACTCTGACTAAAAACTCACTGCCTAAAATATCTGGCGGACCAGGACCATCAGTTCTACAATCGaagattaatttacaaaataaattatcatcatttaaatcaaatctTGATAACTCAGAGCTTGATGAGATGCTTACTGATGATGAATCCTCACCAGAGCGAGTGAGAGCTGCTACGAAAACCGAAAAAGTattgactaaaaaattatgtaaaacaAAGCCAAGTGTTATTAGCGAAACTGATGATGAtactgatgatgataatgttTTACCTACGCCAGTTAAAAcaaattacaaaacaaaagatttgaaatataaatctaATGCATTGTTTAGTCCTTATGCTAAAGAATCTGTtaagaaaaaagttgaagCTTTTGAACAAGTAACGCGTAGTCCTACCAAAGAACAGACAACTGGGAGAATTACGAGAACCAAAACACGCGCAATGGCAACTGCTGCTACTGCTGATACTGTGGCAACTAATAAGCCACCTAATCCAGCAGCTATTCTTGCACGTAAATCATTGgctaaagctaaaaaaatatcaattgctAAAATGAAGCGTGACGatgataatgaaaaagaaaacgCGTTATTAAATTCAGCTCAAAAATCACGATTGCCGGTTAAGAAtgataaaataacacaaaaacAACAGTTGAGAACAACACCTGTCAGTAAAGCACGTATGCCCATGCCGATGTCAGTTAATCGTATCGCTCATACTCCAGTCAATACACATGTATTACCATCATCTAAAGCAGCAACAGCAgctaaaacaaattatttaaatcatggATCATCTGTTGATTCTGTTAATCAACTTAAGCCATTGAGTAAATCAAATTCTGTTGACAGTTTGGTTGACAAGAAGCAGAGATTAAATGAAGAGGACGcgagattaaaaaaagaagaagcgCTAAGACAACAAACTGAAGAAAAACGTCGCAAACGGGaggaaaaagaattgaaaaataaattggcgCGGGAAGCGAAGGAAAAACTGGAACAGGAAAAGCGACTTAAACTTGAAAAGGAAAAAGAACTTAAAGCTAAACAGGCATTAATTATGCAGGAAAAAATGCGCGAAGAAGCTGAGAAAAAACGAATTGCCCAGTTACAACGTGCTCAGGAAAAGGAAGAAAAGAAGAAACAAGAAGAACTACTGAGATTACAGAAAATGCAAGAGATTGAAGAAACTGAACGGAAACTTGCTGAACAACGGCGACGTGAACAGGAAAATGAACGTCGCAAAATGGCTGAAATGAGAGCTCAGCAAGCTGCTGCTATGGAAAATGCTAAACTGAAGCAGCAGTATCAAGCTAAAGTTAAAGCATTGCAGCAAGAAAAAatacaacaacagcaacaacaacatgATCcgatttcatataaaatagaCACTGAtcctgatgatgatgattcgGATAATGAGTCGAATCCAAAGCACCCGATACCATACTGGGCACaaggtaaatatatttttgtattactACCAGTTCCCTCCCACTTTAGTgttgatgtattttttttcaacatcaacttttaaatttacattcaaaagttattgtaaaaaaagttaaattctGGCTGAAATATTACAGATAtgacaaaaatgtatatgaaaaatttagtagATCATTAAATTCTCCACAAAAAAGATCTTATTACATTTTGTCGTACATCCAATCAGTTCATTACAAatgtcattttaaaataaatttagtttttcttattttcaattactaatttttaaattgacattcaaaagttgttgtaaaaaaagttaaattctggctaaaatattacagatatgaaaaaaatgtctatGAACACTTtagtaaatcattaaattctctacaaaaaaggtctcattaCATTTTCCCATACATATGATTATTTCATTacaaatatcattttaaaataaattaactttttattgttCTCTTAATCTTATAAGTATAGATTTATA
Above is a window of Microplitis demolitor isolate Queensland-Clemson2020A chromosome 1, iyMicDemo2.1a, whole genome shotgun sequence DNA encoding:
- the LOC103569574 gene encoding inner centromere protein isoform X2, whose protein sequence is MDRSAKEAGRKMVLNDLESFHDKFLEGMATLKQMHINEINFIRNLGEQIENSRSGFLPKTPKPPRKRIHTIPEDEEVTKPSRKKHHDVEEKKDDEEEEEEEVEEPAPRSRRGASIKANEKIKKQQSLTLNAKLRRPPSIIEDVEEIKQVVKPRATRGKRVKQSVSGSDDDEFKRPSKLTKIDKKSSKLLDKVEVKIERISSTTVDLNEDNEVDAQTPPHETRQTRSRSSAKKQPVAPIPEPAADNSIDDQDDTLKTEASLYEDAIGSKILPMNSTMNPNTTITIDRKMMNVTVVIDKIMNETVTLTKNSLPKISGGPGPSVLQSKINLQNKLSSFKSNLDNSELDEMLTDDESSPERVRAATKTEKVLTKKLCKTKPSVISETDDDTDDDNVLPTPVKTNYKTKDLKYKSNALFSPYAKESVKKKVEAFEQVTRSPTKEQTTGRITRTKTRAMATAATADTVATNKPPNPAAILARKSLAKAKKISIAKMKRDDDNEKENALLNSAQKSRLPVKNDKITQKQQLRTTPVSKARMPMPMSVNRIAHTPVNTHVLPSSKAATAAKTNYLNHGSSVDSVNQLKPLSKSNSVDSLVDKKQRLNEEDARLKKEEALRQQTEEKRRKREEKELKNKLAREAKEKLEQEKRLKLEKEKELKAKQALIMQEKMREEAEKKRIAQLQRAQEKEEKKKQEELLRLQKMQEIEETERKLAEQRRREQENERRKMAEMRAQQAAAMENAKLKQQYQAKVKALQQEKIQQQQQQHDPISYKIDTDPDDDDSDNESNPKHPIPYWAQAGVRKIQLELQQYIPINNVLKFVGAKKCTPNLSELFVGIKKDRLKRTSSAVWRSPPRFSMMEDDD
- the LOC103569574 gene encoding inner centromere protein isoform X1; this translates as MDRSAKEAGRKMVLNDLESFHDKFLEGMATLKQMHINEINFIRNLGEQIENSRSGFLPKTPKPPRKRIHTIPEDEEVTKPSRKKHHDVEEKKDDEEEEEEEVEEPAPRSRRGASIKANEKIKKQQSLTLNAKLRRPPSIIEDVEEIKQVVVKKPRATRGKRVKQSVSGSDDDEFKRPSKLTKIDKKSSKLLDKVEVKIERISSTTVDLNEDNEVDAQTPPHETRQTRSRSSAKKQPVAPIPEPAADNSIDDQDDTLKTEASLYEDAIGSKILPMNSTMNPNTTITIDRKMMNVTVVIDKIMNETVTLTKNSLPKISGGPGPSVLQSKINLQNKLSSFKSNLDNSELDEMLTDDESSPERVRAATKTEKVLTKKLCKTKPSVISETDDDTDDDNVLPTPVKTNYKTKDLKYKSNALFSPYAKESVKKKVEAFEQVTRSPTKEQTTGRITRTKTRAMATAATADTVATNKPPNPAAILARKSLAKAKKISIAKMKRDDDNEKENALLNSAQKSRLPVKNDKITQKQQLRTTPVSKARMPMPMSVNRIAHTPVNTHVLPSSKAATAAKTNYLNHGSSVDSVNQLKPLSKSNSVDSLVDKKQRLNEEDARLKKEEALRQQTEEKRRKREEKELKNKLAREAKEKLEQEKRLKLEKEKELKAKQALIMQEKMREEAEKKRIAQLQRAQEKEEKKKQEELLRLQKMQEIEETERKLAEQRRREQENERRKMAEMRAQQAAAMENAKLKQQYQAKVKALQQEKIQQQQQQHDPISYKIDTDPDDDDSDNESNPKHPIPYWAQAGVRKIQLELQQYIPINNVLKFVGAKKCTPNLSELFVGIKKDRLKRTSSAVWRSPPRFSMMEDDD